Genomic segment of Strix uralensis isolate ZFMK-TIS-50842 chromosome 14, bStrUra1, whole genome shotgun sequence:
GGAAGAGTGGGTGGAGGACACGTGCTGGTTTGGACTGGGTGCAAGAGCCATGCATGCTGCAAGCAGGAGCAAGGCTGATGCCACAGACTTGGGGTGCTTTAGCTTCTCCCTGCCCTTTCTTAGCCTCTTAAAACTCACGGGGCTGCAAAACTGACCCCGAGGTGCAGGTTTGTGTGAGGCTGTGAGTAGCTGAGGGCCAGAGGGGTTGAGTGCTGCTCTCTGTGCCCCAGGCCCTCGGTGCGTGTTGAGACCCAGCCTGCCTTCAACCTGGAGCACTACAGGGACAGCCACAGCGGCCCCTTGCAGTACATCTTCTGGAGACAGATGCTGCAGTTCATCTGCCCCGGTGAGCAGATCGGTGTGAGGGGTGGATGTGCTGGatggtggcggggccgggggtgaTCTGCAGAAGGAATATGCAACCAGTTAAATGCCATGTTCAATGTctccacagctcctgccccactCACCTTCGACCCTGAGTCAGCCCACCCCAACCTGGTTTTCTCCAGAGACCTGACAGCAGTGACAGAGAGGAATCGAGCCCAGCccgtccccaccagcccccgGCGCTTCCGTCAGTGCGTCAACGTCCTGGGCTCGCAGACCTTCAACAGTGGCCGGCACTACTGGGAGGTCTGGGTGGGCAGCAAAACCAAGTGGGATCTGGGGGTGGCCGCCGAGGCTGTGGACCGGGCAGCGAAGGTCAAGCTGTGCCCGGAGAATGGCTACTGGACGCTTCGCCTGCGGAACAGGACGGAGTACTGGGCCACCACCACCCCCTGGGTGCGCCTGACTCCCCGTCAGCCCCCCCGGAAAGTGGGGGTCTTCCTGGACTGCCAGGAGGGCACCGTCGCCTTCTTTGACGCCGGGGACATGTCCCACCTCTTCACCTTCCACCAGGTCTCTGCAGAGCGATACTGCCCCTTCTTCAGCACCTGCTTCAGCGACGGGAGGGACAACATAGAGCCCATGCGCCTCTGCCACCTGGCCCTGTGAGGGGCGAGGAGGAGCGGGGTGCCGTGGGGACACCAGCCTGGCTCCTTGTCCCTGCCCGCTGGctggctggggcagtgctgggggcccaTTCTGCACACATGGACCTGGTGGGTGTTGGAGGGGCTGTTTTGTTCagtctggggaggaaggagcggGATGTGAGTCTCTTCCCAGCTCCCATCTGCCCTCCCTTCTCTGTGCCATGCACTGTGGGTGCCGCATTGTGCTCCCAGAGGTCCCTGGCACCCCTTGAAGAAAAACCTTCTGTGCCTGAGCATTGCACGGTTCAGTAactgcagccccagggctgcagcgGAGGTGGCTGCAAGCTGCttcctctcctgtccctgcccacTCCCACCCCTAAACCCTGTGGAGGAGGACAGTGGTCCCAGAGCACCATCGGCTGCCTTTGACGCTCAAGTCTGTGTCCTGCCCGTGGGCTCTCTCCCCTCGAAGGGCCGCGGGCTGGCGGCAGAGGGAGCTCGGTGCACGGCGTGGGACCCCCGTGGCGCTGCCTCCCTTCCATCACCATTAAAGCTCGTTAGAACGACCACTGCTTGCTGGACCTGCTCAGGGCTTGTGTGCTGGGGGGGATCTACTGCACTGGGGTGTAGCACAGCCTgggggcacagagcagcccctgtgccagcccaggctccttccctccccacaaaaGAGCCACTGCTCTCGCTCAGCCCTGCCCTTGGAGCACTCCCTGCTCGTCTTGCAGCAGCTGTTGGTCTTTTGCTGACCCCTCTGTGTCAGGCTGCTGGGGAACAAGGTGGGGGTTTGGCAGCCCCATGGGCTAGGGAGGGTTGTCTGAGCCCAGTCCTGGCCTTAGGCTCCGGGGTTTTAAGAGTTGGCCACCTCTGGGTCTTAAGGATTTGTATATGTGAAAAATGCAAAGTCCCATTTCAGGCCAGTTTCATGACAGCCCGGGCGGCCTTTCCTGTTGGGAGCAGACGGTCCCAGTGCTGCTCCTTGCCCGTTGGCCCCCCTGGCAGCACCATCCCTGCGGCAGGGTGGCCTGGGGATCCCGGGAGGGCAAGTCAAGTGGATTTGGCAGCTGCGGTTTGTT
This window contains:
- the LOC141949830 gene encoding zinc-binding protein A33-like, which codes for MAGRSQDRSLREELTCAICCELFSEPVMLDCMHHFCKACIQGYWESCTHVPSCPQCRREFPSRAFRTHYLLSGLVEKVRRCGSAEHRHKMQKHLEDALQARQKEMENFLQRKRAMQEDICGLTKVSGELNFKIRAEFGRLHQILEEEERAVLAELGEKEEQSLARLHGDVHRLEEGMSVLQRDIERIEQTLSKMEEVSLLEVESLDIRPSVRVETQPAFNLEHYRDSHSGPLQYIFWRQMLQFICPAPAPLTFDPESAHPNLVFSRDLTAVTERNRAQPVPTSPRRFRQCVNVLGSQTFNSGRHYWEVWVGSKTKWDLGVAAEAVDRAAKVKLCPENGYWTLRLRNRTEYWATTTPWVRLTPRQPPRKVGVFLDCQEGTVAFFDAGDMSHLFTFHQVSAERYCPFFSTCFSDGRDNIEPMRLCHLAL